GCGGCCCAGGTCCGCTCCAGGGCGGGCGGCAGGGCGAACTGTTCGGCGATCTCGGGGCCGGTGAGGCCCTGGTTGAGCAGCCGCAGCGTCTGGTCGTGCAGGTAGGCGTACAGGTCGCGCTGGCCGGTGAGGAAGTCGTGGATCTCCGCGGCGCCCCAGGTCGGCCAGTGGTGCGAGGCGAAGGCGACGTCGGCCTGGCCGCCGAACAGGACCGTCGTCTCGTCCAGGTAGTGCGCCCAGATCCGCGGGTCGCGGACCTCGGCGCCGCGCAGCGTCAGGATGTTGTGCAGGGTGTGGGTGGCGTTCTCCGCCATGCACAGTGCCCGCCGGTCGGGGAGCAGGAAGTTCATCTCCGCCGGCGCCTCGGTGCCCGGGGTGAGCTGGAAGACCATCCGCACACCGTCGACGGTCTCCTCCTGCCCGGTGCGGGTGATGTCGAGGGTCGGCGGCACCAGGCTGATCGTGCCGGTGGAGGTGGTGGTGCCCAGCCCGCAGCCGATCTGGCCCGCCGGGCCCTTGGGCAGTGCGGAGCCGTACATGTAGACCGCACGGCGCGTCATGGCCGCGCCGGCGTAGACGTTCTCGCTGACCGCGTGCGCGAGGAAGCCGGTGGGCGCGAGCACCGGGACGGGCGCGGAGCCGTGCGGGACGATCGCCCGGGAGCCGCCGAAGTGGTCGCCGTGCGAGTGCGTGTAGACCATGGCGGTGACCGGGCGGGGCCCGCGGTGCTCACGGTAGAGGGCGAGCGCGGCCGCGGCGGTCTCGACGGAGATCAGCGGGTCGACCACGACGACGCCGGTGTCGCCCTCGATCAGCGTCATGTTGGACAGGTCCATCCCGCGGACCTGGAAGATGCCGTCGGCGACCTCGTACAGCCCGTGCCGGGCGCAGAGCCGGCTCTGCCGCCACAGACCGGGGTGCGCGGTCGGCGGGCACTCCTCGGCGAGGAAGCCGTAGGCGGCGGCGTCCCACACCGGCGCGCCGTCGGCGCCGGTCACCGGCCCCGCCGGGGCGCCCGCGACGAAGCCGCGGTCCGCGTTGTCGAAGTCCCGGGTGTCCTCGAAGGGCAGTTCGGTCATATCGGCACGATAAGCGGAACCCGGGCATTCCGGGCGTTCGGTGCACCCGCCCGGCCCCCTCCCGGGCCTCAGCCCGCCGGGGGCTCCTGCGTGCGGTCGCCGAGCCGCCGGTTGCGGGCCGCGCGGTCCCGCAGCCGCTGCTCGGCGGAGGTGCCGGTCAGCGCGCCGAGGGCGAGTGCGACGGCCTGGCCGACCCGGGAGCAGAACGGTGCGGGCTCGTCCGCGGCGTCCGGCCGCTCGGTGACCACCTGGTCCACCAGGCCCACCGCCGCCAGGTCGTACGCCCCGATGCCCTGGGCGCGGGCCATCTCGGCCGCGTGCCCGCCGTCCCGGTGGACGATCGCGGAGGCGCCCTCCGGCGGCAGCGGCGACAGCCAGGCGTGCTCCGCCGCGATCACCCGGTCGGCGGGCAGCAGGGCCAGCGCGCCCCCGCCGGAGCCCTGGCCCAGCAGCACCGCCA
The Kitasatospora paranensis genome window above contains:
- a CDS encoding carboxyl transferase domain-containing protein, which produces MRRTRREDRPGVRELLEAGADEYVLLGAPGGERGALLRALAVFGRCPAVVVGQQRGGDRPFTAADLRAVRRTARLAEQLRLPLVTVVDTAGAELSVQAELDGVAVEIAHCLNLLTALRTPVLAVLLGQGSGGGALALLPADRVIAAEHAWLSPLPPEGASAIVHRDGGHAAEMARAQGIGAYDLAAVGLVDQVVTERPDAADEPAPFCSRVGQAVALALGALTGTSAEQRLRDRAARNRRLGDRTQEPPAG
- a CDS encoding alkyl/aryl-sulfatase, with translation MTELPFEDTRDFDNADRGFVAGAPAGPVTGADGAPVWDAAAYGFLAEECPPTAHPGLWRQSRLCARHGLYEVADGIFQVRGMDLSNMTLIEGDTGVVVVDPLISVETAAAALALYREHRGPRPVTAMVYTHSHGDHFGGSRAIVPHGSAPVPVLAPTGFLAHAVSENVYAGAAMTRRAVYMYGSALPKGPAGQIGCGLGTTTSTGTISLVPPTLDITRTGQEETVDGVRMVFQLTPGTEAPAEMNFLLPDRRALCMAENATHTLHNILTLRGAEVRDPRIWAHYLDETTVLFGGQADVAFASHHWPTWGAAEIHDFLTGQRDLYAYLHDQTLRLLNQGLTGPEIAEQFALPPALERTWAARGYYGSVSHNVKAVYQRYLGWFDGNPAHLWEHPPTALATRYVDLAGGRDAALVKALGYAEDGDLRFAATLLNHLVFADPDDADAKAALAAVYDRLGHGAENGTWRNFYLTAAMELRGTHAEVAVDTANPEMTAALTVDQLIDSLAIRIDGPRAWDTRLTMDWHLTDEDRIWRLTLSNGALTHRSAPAGEPHPGPADTTLTLTRPQLIGLLAGGSPSGVTVGGDPGNLPRLVGLLDDPDPGFAVVTP